In the Nitrospirota bacterium genome, TTGTCTATCACAAGGGGTCTGAGGGGTCTTTTTATTTTTCCAACCATTGAGCTCAATTGTTTTTGAGCCAGAACTATCTTCTTTATCTCCTGATGGGCAAAATCTATGGCTGACAGGAGGTCTGCCTCTGTGATTTCAAGTCCTCCTCCTTCAACCATAACAACTGCAGCCTCTGTACCGGCCACCAGGAGATTAAGGTCGCTTGTTTCTATTTCGTTTAAGTCAGGGTTTATTATCAGGTTTCCATTAACCCTACCTACCTTCACTGCCCCAACTTGCTCTGACAGTGGAATATCTGATATAAAGAGGGCAGCAGACATGCCAATAATCCCCATGACATCTGCTATGTTCTCATTACCATAGGATAGCACTGAGACAATTCCCTGGGTCTCTGAATAAAAACCTTCTAAAAAGAGGGGTCTTATTGGTCTGTCAATCAGGCGGGAGGTAAGGACCTCTCTTTCACTCGGACGGCCTTCCCTTTTGAAGAAACCGCCAGGAATTTTCCCGGCAGCATAAGTTTTTTCCTGGTAATCTATCGTGAGCGGGAAAAAATCTAAACCTTCTTTTTCAGCTTCTTCGGCAACAGCAGTTGCCAGTATCACAGTATCGCCGTATTGAACGAGGGCAGCGCCGTCAGCCTGTTTTGCAAATCTACCTGTCTCAATAGAGAGTTTCTTCCCTCTGAGCTCAACTTCAACTTTATACATTATTTCCTAATTTCAAGTCTCTCTATAACCTTAGAGTATCGTTCCTTGTTGGTTCTTTTTAGATAATCGAGGAGACTGCGCCTCTGGCCCACAAGCCTTAAAAGTCCTCTTCTGGAATGATGGTCTTTTGTGTGAGTCCGAAAATGTTCGGTAAGATAGTTTATCCGCTCACTGAGAATGGCTATCTGCACCTCAGGAGAACCTGTATCAACATTATGCAGTTTAAACTGGTTTATTATATCCTGCTTTTTGACTTTATCCAAGGCCACAACTTCACCGCCCTTTCTTAAAAATGTTAATGAACAATAGCACAACAGAAGTTAATATGTAAAGGGTCTGCTGGGATTTCAGAAATGCCTGGGTTTGTGCAGATATATCCAGGCAGAGCCGAGGATTAAAAGAATAGTCAAGACAAAAATTATTTCCTGAGAAATCTCAATATATATCAGTTT is a window encoding:
- the rpsO gene encoding 30S ribosomal protein S15; the encoded protein is MALDKVKKQDIINQFKLHNVDTGSPEVQIAILSERINYLTEHFRTHTKDHHSRRGLLRLVGQRRSLLDYLKRTNKERYSKVIERLEIRK